A single genomic interval of Actinomycetota bacterium harbors:
- a CDS encoding NADH-quinone oxidoreductase subunit D: MTDVATSTGMRVDAVGQAALRQPECVLRLPHLPEDVDRVATDRDTMLINMGPQHPSTHGVLRLMMELDGETVVAVKPVIGYLHTGMEKTGEELTFLQGCTNTTRMDYTSPLFNELVFSLATEKLLEIEVPPRATWIRMMMCELNRMSSHCLWMATNGMDLGAVSMMIYGFREREMILAFFEKCSGLRMNHNYIRPGGVAADLPDGWRDDVRQILDVIPKRLDEYDTLLTNQPILAERTQGVGVITAEECLALGITGPILRSTGVPWDLRKDMPYLAYDQVDFDVISGTYGDTFDRYAIRMNEIRESHKIVAQCLDNMPSGDYRVQDKKVTPPPRARIDESMEALIHHFKIFTEGFKVPAGEVYIPVESPRGELGCYLVSDGSPKPYRMHIRAPSFVNLQSLPHMMRGGLLADAVAIISTVDPVMGEVDR; encoded by the coding sequence TCGACCGGGTGGCCACCGACCGCGACACCATGCTCATCAACATGGGCCCTCAGCACCCGTCGACCCACGGCGTTCTGCGCCTGATGATGGAGCTCGACGGCGAGACCGTCGTGGCCGTCAAGCCGGTGATCGGCTACCTGCACACCGGCATGGAGAAGACGGGCGAGGAGCTGACCTTCCTCCAGGGGTGCACCAACACCACCCGGATGGACTACACCTCGCCGCTCTTCAACGAGCTGGTCTTCTCGCTGGCCACCGAGAAGCTGCTGGAGATCGAGGTCCCGCCCCGGGCGACGTGGATCAGGATGATGATGTGCGAGCTCAACCGCATGTCGTCGCACTGCCTGTGGATGGCCACCAACGGGATGGACCTGGGCGCCGTCTCGATGATGATCTACGGCTTCCGCGAGCGGGAGATGATCCTCGCCTTCTTCGAGAAGTGCTCGGGCCTGCGGATGAACCACAACTACATCCGTCCCGGCGGGGTGGCCGCCGACCTGCCCGACGGCTGGCGCGACGACGTGCGCCAGATCCTCGACGTGATCCCCAAGCGGCTCGACGAGTACGACACCCTGCTGACCAACCAGCCCATCCTGGCCGAGCGCACCCAAGGGGTCGGGGTGATCACCGCCGAGGAGTGCCTGGCCCTGGGCATCACCGGCCCCATCCTGCGCTCGACGGGCGTGCCCTGGGACCTGCGCAAGGACATGCCCTACCTGGCCTACGACCAGGTCGACTTCGACGTCATCTCGGGCACCTACGGCGACACCTTCGACCGCTACGCCATCCGCATGAACGAGATCCGCGAGTCGCACAAGATCGTGGCCCAGTGCCTCGACAACATGCCCTCGGGTGACTACCGGGTGCAGGACAAGAAGGTCACGCCCCCACCCCGGGCCCGCATCGACGAGTCGATGGAGGCCCTCATCCACCACTTCAAGATCTTCACCGAGGGCTTCAAGGTCCCCGCAGGCGAGGTCTACATCCCCGTCGAGTCCCCCCGGGGCGAGCTGGGCTGCTACCTGGTCTCAGACGGTTCCCCCAAGCCCTACCGCATGCACATCCGGGCCCCGTCGTTCGTCAACCTCCAGTCCCTCCCCCACATGATGCGAGGCGGCCTGCTGGCCGACGCCGTGGCCATCATCTCCACCGTCGACCCCGTCATGGGCGAAGTGGACCGCTAA